The genomic interval TCCCTGGATAGCATAATACAGATTCGCAACACCATCAAGCATTTGTTTTTTTGCTTCTATTTCCTCAATTAATCCATAACAAGTATCTTTCAACTCTCTGAAATAATGAATGTTATCTTCAATAATCAGCTCGTTTTCAACACGGTCCAATTGCCCCATCAAATCCTTCATTGGAAAGACAATTTTTCGGAGATCTAACAACTTTCTCTTTTCCCATTCAACCTTTCGAAGCACTTCACTCTTTGGATCTCGCAATACGATTTTATCTAGTAATTCAATATTCACTCCAATCTCCTCAACAACTTCTGAATAATTGTCAATAATCGCTTCCAACATTCGAAACAACAAGAAATCAGGGCCTTTGTAACGAATTTTCCCTCTTTTGTATTCAATTCGTTCGCGAACCGTCGGAAAGTGATCTGAAGGCTTCTCCTGAAAAGAAATCAAGTAATTATCTCCAATAATAAAACTGATTCGCTCTTTCTTTAAATCGAAATTATTCAATCCTTCTTTAGGTAATGCGGAAACAATGCTGAAGTAAACATAATCTGAATACTCCTCCAAACGTGTTCGTTTTTCTGGCTCAAACAAATCTTCCTGAAGGATTTTATCTATACACAACTTATCGCACAACTTAATAATCGCCTCTTTGTTTTTCATTGAATGAAAATTCAACCAGTAAGTCGAATTCATATCCTCAGTAGGATTGAATGAATCAGCAAAATAATCCTCTGAGTTCTTTTCTAGGGAATAAGCATCAAAATTGTACTTATATAGTTGTGCTACTTCGGACATACAACGAAAATAACGTTTTTCCAATTATGAATTTCAAAATCTCCAAACATTACCTTTCAATCAATTCATTAGACAGATCAAATCTTAGGTTTGAACAGATTTCAATAAGAGTTGTATTCTTCAGAAAAAATCACATGAAATCGCTTGCTATTATTCTACTTTTTATTTCATTTAGAGCTATTTCTCAATCCGACACATTGATAGTTGAGATTATTTATGGCTCCAAGCCTTTATCCAAAAATGGAGCACATTGGTTTGGCGGAAAACTAGGTGGACACATTGGACTTACAATCGGAGAAGACAGCGTGATGCACTTTCTTCCAGGCGGAAGAGTTGCGGCTACAAACATCAATTCAGATATAGGGAAATACATCATTTCAAACAAACGGAGGTTTTATAGAACATTTTCAAGTGACACTTTGAAGACTTGTCGGATTTTCATTCCAGTTACCTCAACTCAAAAACAGCAACTTTTGAACGATTCCAAATCCTTTTTGAAAGAAGGCCCTTATCCTTATGCATTTTTTGGAATGCGTTGTGCAGCCGCCTGCTACCATCTTTTATCTCTAGCTGATGTAACAAAAGATTTATCTCGAAGTAAGATGACTTGGAAATTCATTTATCCCCGAAAATTTCGGAAACACCTTTTCAAAGAAGCCTTGAAAAACAATTGGAAGATTATTGAAACAAAAGGAGATTCGAAAAGAAAATGGGATCATGACTAACTTCGACTTCGCTGCACTTTTCAATTGGTCAAAAGTTGTTGATACCTCTTAAATTCTTTGACGTTTGAAACACGTTGGATGGCCGCCAAAACTTTTAGTTTCTCATGTTTGGTTAAATGCCAAGACAAACTAATTCGGTCTTTCTGCAACTCTCTCAAATTTAGATTTACTGTTTGAATCGGCACATCGTATTTATTCATTATCAACTTCAGCAATTCATCTTGATCATAATCTTGAATTCGCGGAAAATTGGTAAACACATTTGAAACAGGCGCCGTGAATTTATCAAAAAGTCCAAAGGAACGCGTTTGTTCATTGTACATAATTCGTTTATTATCACGAATCTGAAGAATAACCACACCACTGGTATTTTTACTAATCCAAGATTCTAACTTATTCAACCACTGAATAGTTATTTTAGTACCGAAATTATCGCGCGCGCCAGCATCCATCAATTGAATTTCAGGAGTGGTAGGCAAACTTGTCATTGGAAGTACATACGGAAATGACGCATTCATACGCAACGCTGAAGACAAACGCAATCTTTCTGATTTTTGTTTCTTGAGCAACAAATGAATATCAATATTTTCTTGA from Fluviicola taffensis DSM 16823 carries:
- the corA gene encoding magnesium/cobalt transporter CorA: MSEVAQLYKYNFDAYSLEKNSEDYFADSFNPTEDMNSTYWLNFHSMKNKEAIIKLCDKLCIDKILQEDLFEPEKRTRLEEYSDYVYFSIVSALPKEGLNNFDLKKERISFIIGDNYLISFQEKPSDHFPTVRERIEYKRGKIRYKGPDFLLFRMLEAIIDNYSEVVEEIGVNIELLDKIVLRDPKSEVLRKVEWEKRKLLDLRKIVFPMKDLMGQLDRVENELIIEDNIHYFRELKDTCYGLIEEIEAKKQMLDGVANLYYAIQGQRMNEIMKVLTVTSAIFIPLTFVVGVYGMNFENMPELSSKYGYFIIWGVMILITAALVFIFWKRGWLKRNT